The following proteins are encoded in a genomic region of Gossypium hirsutum isolate 1008001.06 chromosome D05, Gossypium_hirsutum_v2.1, whole genome shotgun sequence:
- the LOC107897255 gene encoding axial regulator YABBY 5 isoform X1 has protein sequence MCLKILLSERERMHSFLFSGACHGTTNPTFFSIKQNTRMSSLNNSAPEQLCYIPCNLCNIILAVNVPCSCLFETVTVRCGQCTNLCSINMAASFQSRGGKEIQVPNYTSSEYRIELGSSSSKGKNKLPKRPRIMNTTTQERVVNRPPDKRHRAPSLYNQFIKEEIQRIKLNNPDISHREAFSTAAKNWARFPHIHFGLMLETATQPKLNDDSTEHFQQLLK, from the exons ATGTGTTTGAAAATATTACTGAGTGAGAGAGAGAGAATGCACTCTTTTTTGTTTTCTGGTGCCTGCCATGGCACTACAAATCCCACGTTTTTCTCT aTTAAGCAAAATACAAGAATGTCAAGCCTCAACAATTCTGCACCAGAACAACTGTGCTACATCCCTTGCAACCTTTGCAACATCATTCTTGCG GTGAATGTTCCCTGCAGCTGCTTGTTTGAAACTGTGACAGTTCGATGTGGGCAGTGCACCAATCTGTGTTCAATAAACATGGCAGCTTCCTTTCAATCCAGAGGTGGAAAAGAGATCCAG GTGCCTAACTACACATCATCGGAGTATAGAATTGAGTTAGGGTCTTCTTCTTCCAAAGGCAAGAACAAGTTACCAAAGCGACCAAGAATTATGAATACTACCACTCAAGAAAGGGTTGTGAACCGAC ctcCTGACAAGAGGCATAGGGCACCTTCATTGTACAATCAGTTCATCAA AGAGGAGATTCAAAGGATCAAGCTGAACAATCCTGATATCAGTCATAGGGAGGCATTTAGCACTGCTGCCAAAAAT TGGGCACGCTTCCCTCACATTCATTTTGGACTGATGTTGGAGACTGCTACTCAACCTAAGCTGAATGAT GACTCGACTGAGCATTTCCAGCAGCTCCTTAAGTGA
- the LOC107897255 gene encoding axial regulator YABBY 5 isoform X2 codes for MALQIPRFSLSASAFFTEIIKQNTRMSSLNNSAPEQLCYIPCNLCNIILAVNVPCSCLFETVTVRCGQCTNLCSINMAASFQSRGGKEIQVPNYTSSEYRIELGSSSSKGKNKLPKRPRIMNTTTQERVVNRPPDKRHRAPSLYNQFIKEEIQRIKLNNPDISHREAFSTAAKNWARFPHIHFGLMLETATQPKLNDDSTEHFQQLLK; via the exons ATGGCACTACAAATCCCACGTTTTTCTCTGTCTGCTTCTGCCTTCTTTACAGAGATA aTTAAGCAAAATACAAGAATGTCAAGCCTCAACAATTCTGCACCAGAACAACTGTGCTACATCCCTTGCAACCTTTGCAACATCATTCTTGCG GTGAATGTTCCCTGCAGCTGCTTGTTTGAAACTGTGACAGTTCGATGTGGGCAGTGCACCAATCTGTGTTCAATAAACATGGCAGCTTCCTTTCAATCCAGAGGTGGAAAAGAGATCCAG GTGCCTAACTACACATCATCGGAGTATAGAATTGAGTTAGGGTCTTCTTCTTCCAAAGGCAAGAACAAGTTACCAAAGCGACCAAGAATTATGAATACTACCACTCAAGAAAGGGTTGTGAACCGAC ctcCTGACAAGAGGCATAGGGCACCTTCATTGTACAATCAGTTCATCAA AGAGGAGATTCAAAGGATCAAGCTGAACAATCCTGATATCAGTCATAGGGAGGCATTTAGCACTGCTGCCAAAAAT TGGGCACGCTTCCCTCACATTCATTTTGGACTGATGTTGGAGACTGCTACTCAACCTAAGCTGAATGAT GACTCGACTGAGCATTTCCAGCAGCTCCTTAAGTGA
- the LOC107897255 gene encoding axial regulator YABBY 5 isoform X3, which translates to MSSLNNSAPEQLCYIPCNLCNIILAVNVPCSCLFETVTVRCGQCTNLCSINMAASFQSRGGKEIQVPNYTSSEYRIELGSSSSKGKNKLPKRPRIMNTTTQERVVNRPPDKRHRAPSLYNQFIKEEIQRIKLNNPDISHREAFSTAAKNWARFPHIHFGLMLETATQPKLNDDSTEHFQQLLK; encoded by the exons ATGTCAAGCCTCAACAATTCTGCACCAGAACAACTGTGCTACATCCCTTGCAACCTTTGCAACATCATTCTTGCG GTGAATGTTCCCTGCAGCTGCTTGTTTGAAACTGTGACAGTTCGATGTGGGCAGTGCACCAATCTGTGTTCAATAAACATGGCAGCTTCCTTTCAATCCAGAGGTGGAAAAGAGATCCAG GTGCCTAACTACACATCATCGGAGTATAGAATTGAGTTAGGGTCTTCTTCTTCCAAAGGCAAGAACAAGTTACCAAAGCGACCAAGAATTATGAATACTACCACTCAAGAAAGGGTTGTGAACCGAC ctcCTGACAAGAGGCATAGGGCACCTTCATTGTACAATCAGTTCATCAA AGAGGAGATTCAAAGGATCAAGCTGAACAATCCTGATATCAGTCATAGGGAGGCATTTAGCACTGCTGCCAAAAAT TGGGCACGCTTCCCTCACATTCATTTTGGACTGATGTTGGAGACTGCTACTCAACCTAAGCTGAATGAT GACTCGACTGAGCATTTCCAGCAGCTCCTTAAGTGA
- the LOC107897255 gene encoding axial regulator YABBY 5 isoform X4, producing MNKDDISSIFSTDYLNLFLIKILQVNVPCSCLFETVTVRCGQCTNLCSINMAASFQSRGGKEIQVPNYTSSEYRIELGSSSSKGKNKLPKRPRIMNTTTQERVVNRPPDKRHRAPSLYNQFIKEEIQRIKLNNPDISHREAFSTAAKNWARFPHIHFGLMLETATQPKLNDDSTEHFQQLLK from the exons atgaataaagatgacatttccagcatattttccaCTGATTACCTCAACCTTTTCCTCATTAAAATACTGCAG GTGAATGTTCCCTGCAGCTGCTTGTTTGAAACTGTGACAGTTCGATGTGGGCAGTGCACCAATCTGTGTTCAATAAACATGGCAGCTTCCTTTCAATCCAGAGGTGGAAAAGAGATCCAG GTGCCTAACTACACATCATCGGAGTATAGAATTGAGTTAGGGTCTTCTTCTTCCAAAGGCAAGAACAAGTTACCAAAGCGACCAAGAATTATGAATACTACCACTCAAGAAAGGGTTGTGAACCGAC ctcCTGACAAGAGGCATAGGGCACCTTCATTGTACAATCAGTTCATCAA AGAGGAGATTCAAAGGATCAAGCTGAACAATCCTGATATCAGTCATAGGGAGGCATTTAGCACTGCTGCCAAAAAT TGGGCACGCTTCCCTCACATTCATTTTGGACTGATGTTGGAGACTGCTACTCAACCTAAGCTGAATGAT GACTCGACTGAGCATTTCCAGCAGCTCCTTAAGTGA